In Helicobacter bilis, a genomic segment contains:
- a CDS encoding glycosyltransferase family 10 domain-containing protein: MQKQQVKMRVLDWWNKDCEENFYNNFFIQILQKKYDVVYSDKPDFILYGPCGYEHLKYDCVRIFYTAENIRPDYNIADYSIDYDYIKFGDRHLRLPYMFWVFCDEMRQKEMDNRISLLDKKEKFCGFMVSNNALTDKRDMFFEALSKYKRVDSGGRWKNNIGGNVDDKIEWLKSYKFNLCFENSSYPGYLTEKLFDAFLAGCVPIYWGDTSLRVHKNTENNNENISLDSKNNEAINNRGGGG, translated from the coding sequence ATGCAAAAACAGCAAGTAAAAATGCGTGTTCTTGACTGGTGGAATAAGGATTGCGAAGAAAATTTTTACAATAATTTTTTCATTCAGATATTACAAAAGAAATATGATGTAGTATATAGCGATAAGCCTGATTTCATTCTTTATGGACCTTGTGGTTATGAACATTTAAAATATGATTGTGTGCGTATTTTTTATACAGCAGAGAATATTCGTCCAGATTATAACATAGCAGATTATAGTATAGACTATGATTATATTAAGTTTGGAGATAGACATCTGAGATTGCCCTATATGTTTTGGGTTTTTTGTGATGAAATGCGACAAAAAGAGATGGATAATAGGATAAGCCTGCTGGATAAAAAGGAAAAATTTTGTGGTTTTATGGTAAGCAATAATGCCTTAACAGATAAGAGAGATATGTTTTTTGAAGCATTAAGTAAATATAAAAGAGTAGATTCTGGTGGTAGATGGAAAAACAATATAGGCGGAAATGTCGATGATAAAATTGAGTGGTTAAAGTCCTATAAATTTAATCTTTGCTTTGAGAACTCAAGCTATCCGGGCTATCTCACAGAAAAGCTATTTGATGCGTTTTTAGCTGGTTGTGTGCCAATCTATTGGGGAGATACAAGCCTTAGAGTCCATAAAAATACAGAAAACAATAATGAAAATATATCTTTAGATTCTAAAAATAATGAAGCTATAAATAATCGGGGGGGGGGGGGGTAA
- a CDS encoding type IV pilus twitching motility protein PilT, with product MNILEQVINDAIKHNASDIHLTHNGIYFRVKKQVLLYNIASSIMPFITSLENLCKDLENEQSVSVYIGEVRCRISKFTTINGASYAIRIYNNQMPTLDSIQAPLALAKICENTSGLILVCGTTGAGKSTTLAAMINHINTTTKKHILTLEDPIEYIHKSNKSLVNQREIGLHSKSFESSLIASLREDPDVILIGEILSPEVLTLAITHALSGHLVLASFHANNCMDAIMRMIGMKQSDCNIRANLATCLQGIITQKLYDNGERLTADFEILIANPAVSALIKDDKIWQLDSQISMGKSVGMQHFSKI from the coding sequence ATGAATATTTTGGAACAGGTGATAAATGATGCAATAAAACATAATGCAAGTGATATTCACCTAACACATAATGGAATCTATTTTCGTGTGAAAAAGCAGGTATTGCTTTATAACATAGCCTCTAGTATCATGCCTTTCATAACTTCATTAGAAAACCTTTGCAAAGACTTAGAAAACGAGCAAAGTGTTAGTGTGTACATTGGGGAAGTGCGATGCCGTATCAGTAAATTTACAACTATAAATGGTGCGAGTTATGCTATCCGTATATATAATAATCAAATGCCAACACTAGATTCTATACAAGCACCCCTAGCCCTAGCAAAGATTTGTGAAAACACAAGCGGCTTAATCCTTGTATGCGGCACAACTGGGGCTGGTAAAAGCACGACCCTTGCAGCTATGATAAATCATATCAACACAACCACAAAAAAACATATCCTAACATTAGAAGACCCAATAGAATATATCCATAAAAGCAATAAATCTCTAGTCAATCAAAGAGAGATAGGTTTGCATTCTAAAAGCTTTGAATCTAGCCTTATTGCAAGTCTAAGAGAAGATCCTGATGTGATTCTAATAGGCGAGATTCTAAGCCCAGAAGTCTTAACTCTTGCTATCACACATGCTTTAAGCGGACATTTAGTGCTTGCAAGCTTTCATGCGAATAACTGCATGGACGCTATAATGCGAATGATAGGTATGAAGCAAAGTGATTGTAATATACGCGCAAATCTTGCGACATGTTTGCAGGGCATTATCACGCAGAAACTTTATGATAATGGAGAGAGACTAACAGCTGATTTTGAGATTCTCATCGCAAATCCTGCAGTTAGTGCGCTCATTAAAGATGATAAAATATGGCAGCTAGATTCTCAAATCTCTATGGGTAAATCAGTTGGTATGCAACATTTTAGTAAAATATGA
- a CDS encoding type II secretion system protein, translated as MQRIKYSMNTKYGFSILEVLLAIFVLGILGVSLMKSISALKAQNYKIQHFLVTNASLFETQLFINRHLSSIKPESIIIAPNNISWEQYDKLFIDTDKGEYMDFSLNATKANLTLQNDNLYFNNAILLHNVKSMQFVREKINSHDILSYRICSTNICIADSIILEKVRQKMPTIKTKI; from the coding sequence TTGCAACGCATAAAATATAGCATGAATACAAAATATGGCTTTAGCATACTAGAAGTGCTACTTGCGATATTTGTTCTTGGAATCTTAGGGGTAAGCCTTATGAAAAGCATAAGTGCCTTAAAAGCACAAAACTACAAAATACAGCATTTTCTTGTAACAAATGCAAGTCTTTTTGAAACACAGCTTTTTATCAATAGACATTTAAGCAGTATAAAGCCAGAAAGCATTATAATAGCACCAAATAACATATCATGGGAGCAATATGACAAGCTTTTTATTGATACAGATAAAGGCGAATATATGGATTTTTCTTTAAATGCCACAAAGGCTAATTTAACCTTACAAAATGATAATCTGTATTTTAACAACGCCATTTTATTGCATAATGTCAAAAGTATGCAGTTTGTTAGAGAAAAGATAAACTCACATGATATTCTCTCATATAGAATCTGCTCTACCAATATATGTATAGCAGATTCTATAATCCTTGAAAAAGTAAGACAAAAAATGCCCACAATAAAAACAAAGATATAA
- the gyrB gene encoding DNA topoisomerase (ATP-hydrolyzing) subunit B has product MENTTKEYLADNIKVLKGLEAVRKRPGMYIGDTNTNGLHHMIYEVVDNSIDEAMAGFCKNIKITLTDKGSAIIEDDGRGIPVDMHPTENMPAATVVLTVLHAGGKFDKDTYKVSGGLHGVGVSVVNALSCKLIMTIYKNNKIYKQEFEKGIPTTELEIIGETKKHGTTIEFFPDPEIMEITEFDSNILTRRFKEMAYLTHGIKIRFKDERDGSDTTFHFEGGLSQFIEDINKKTLITQILSFEATENEYDSEIEIALAYNEGYDEKVLSFVNNIRTPDGGTHEAGFRAGLSRAILNYIEANANTREKDVKVLGDDVREGLVAIVATKIMDPQFEGQTKGKLGSSFVKGIVQKLTYEKMAKFFEENPTQAKLIMQKVLIAARGREAAKRARDLTRKDNKVSVSTLPGKFADCQSKDPSECEIYLVEGDSAGGSAKQGRDRRFQAILPLRGKILNVEKSRLDTILKSEEIKNMITAFGCGIGDEFNEEKLRYHKIIIMTDADVDGSHIQTLLMTFFYRYFKPLVQGGYIYIAQPPLYKYKRNKKEVYLKDDKALSDFLIENGIEHFNFKGIGHNELLQILKIIAHYRQLVNDLERRYSVQYVLRYLVENELDTHDLESLSKNIESYLLSKQYNVLKKHIDEVSITLNAQTNLGITEIKITRNLFHDISFKECKRIYQKITERELEFLEGKDIITGLEEIEEATRKKGDISRYKGLGEMNKEELWETTMSPQNRTLVQVKIEDDEMADEMFNIFMGDEVEPRRQYIQKHARDVKNLDV; this is encoded by the coding sequence ATGGAAAATACAACAAAAGAATACTTAGCAGATAATATCAAAGTCTTAAAAGGGCTAGAAGCGGTTAGAAAACGACCGGGTATGTATATCGGCGATACAAATACAAATGGTTTGCATCACATGATATATGAAGTCGTGGATAACTCTATCGATGAAGCAATGGCAGGATTCTGTAAAAATATTAAAATTACTCTCACAGACAAAGGCAGTGCTATCATTGAAGATGATGGCAGGGGAATCCCTGTTGATATGCACCCAACAGAGAATATGCCAGCAGCAACGGTTGTTTTAACCGTATTACATGCAGGTGGTAAGTTTGATAAAGATACTTATAAAGTATCAGGTGGCTTGCATGGAGTTGGTGTAAGTGTTGTAAATGCTCTCTCTTGCAAGCTTATTATGACAATTTATAAGAATAATAAAATCTATAAGCAAGAGTTTGAAAAAGGGATACCAACTACAGAATTAGAAATAATTGGTGAGACAAAAAAACATGGCACTACTATTGAATTTTTCCCAGATCCAGAGATTATGGAGATAACAGAGTTTGATTCTAATATACTTACTCGTAGATTTAAAGAGATGGCATATCTCACACATGGCATAAAGATAAGATTCAAAGATGAAAGAGATGGTAGCGATACTACATTTCATTTTGAGGGGGGTTTAAGCCAATTTATAGAAGATATTAATAAAAAGACTTTAATCACACAGATTCTAAGCTTTGAGGCAACAGAAAATGAATATGACTCAGAGATAGAAATTGCCCTAGCCTATAATGAAGGCTATGATGAAAAGGTGCTAAGCTTTGTAAATAATATTAGAACACCAGATGGTGGCACACATGAAGCAGGTTTTAGAGCAGGGCTTAGTCGTGCGATATTAAACTACATTGAAGCAAACGCGAATACACGCGAAAAAGATGTAAAAGTATTAGGCGATGATGTAAGAGAAGGTTTAGTCGCTATCGTTGCAACCAAAATCATGGATCCACAATTTGAGGGACAAACAAAGGGTAAATTAGGCAGTTCATTTGTAAAAGGCATAGTCCAAAAGCTTACTTATGAAAAAATGGCAAAGTTTTTTGAAGAAAATCCTACTCAAGCAAAGCTTATCATGCAAAAAGTGCTTATCGCAGCAAGGGGCAGAGAAGCAGCAAAGAGAGCAAGAGATTTAACTAGAAAAGATAATAAAGTATCAGTTTCTACATTACCGGGTAAATTTGCTGATTGTCAAAGCAAAGATCCAAGCGAATGTGAAATCTATCTTGTAGAAGGTGATAGTGCGGGTGGCTCTGCAAAGCAGGGAAGAGATAGAAGATTCCAAGCGATACTGCCTTTACGCGGTAAGATTCTAAATGTTGAGAAATCAAGGCTTGATACAATCCTAAAAAGTGAAGAAATCAAAAATATGATTACTGCCTTTGGTTGTGGCATTGGCGATGAGTTTAATGAAGAAAAATTACGCTATCATAAAATAATCATTATGACAGATGCCGATGTCGATGGTAGCCATATACAAACCTTACTTATGACCTTCTTTTATCGCTATTTTAAGCCTTTAGTGCAAGGTGGATATATCTATATCGCCCAGCCACCACTCTATAAATATAAACGCAATAAAAAGGAAGTCTATCTCAAAGATGATAAAGCTTTGAGTGATTTTTTGATAGAAAATGGCATAGAGCATTTCAACTTTAAAGGCATAGGGCATAATGAATTATTACAGATTCTAAAGATTATCGCACATTACAGACAGCTTGTAAATGATTTAGAGAGACGATATAGTGTGCAGTATGTCTTAAGATATTTAGTCGAAAACGAGCTTGACACGCATGATTTAGAATCTTTATCTAAAAATATAGAATCTTATCTTTTAAGTAAGCAGTATAATGTCTTAAAAAAGCATATTGATGAAGTAAGTATCACGCTAAACGCACAAACAAATCTAGGCATAACAGAGATAAAAATCACGCGAAACCTATTCCATGATATAAGCTTTAAAGAATGTAAAAGGATTTATCAAAAAATCACTGAAAGAGAGCTTGAGTTTTTAGAGGGTAAAGACATTATAACAGGCTTAGAAGAGATTGAAGAAGCCACAAGGAAAAAGGGCGATATAAGCCGATATAAAGGTTTAGGTGAGATGAATAAGGAAGAGTTATGGGAAACTACCATGTCCCCGCAAAATCGCACTCTAGTCCAAGTAAAGATAGAAGATGATGAAATGGCAGATGAAATGTTTAATATCTTTATGGGCGATGAAGTAGAGCCAAGACGACAATATATCCAAAAACACGCCCGAGATGTTAAGAATCTTGATGTGTAG
- the dnaN gene encoding DNA polymerase III subunit beta: MNMISIDKSILDQAITNMQSAVNKKNVIDITANISLETIDNNLILKATDHEIYIRTILKTNSLQGEIKCAVNGEAIGNFIKGLNDSEVIIEQDNENLYIKQNNASVFKIPIFEINELPFSQNYKNEQQGFQSIDINNNFLLQSLKKIMHCCNDKETFNIAMQGILFEVKDKEINIAATDSKRLGYIQKQTECDKDFISIIPKKTLQEILKLFSTDCELYIKPIQDSNKIETLCFVSENIEFYAKLINANFPDFKSIIANKPQLPTLKINKEKILKTLNQMNAICQRAKVTFESNKIIFETLEGINGASASITINDIENHKAEPMTIGLVNRHLLECISNIKQDEFEIIIDDPYKPIFVITKDFEEVIMPQII, from the coding sequence ATGAATATGATAAGCATTGATAAAAGCATACTCGACCAAGCCATAACCAATATGCAATCAGCAGTCAATAAGAAAAATGTGATCGATATCACCGCAAATATATCCTTAGAAACAATTGATAATAATCTTATCCTTAAAGCAACAGATCATGAGATATACATACGCACAATACTCAAAACAAACTCATTACAAGGTGAGATAAAATGTGCAGTAAATGGTGAAGCAATAGGTAACTTCATAAAAGGACTAAATGATTCTGAAGTTATCATAGAGCAAGACAATGAGAATCTTTATATAAAACAAAATAATGCTTCAGTATTTAAAATCCCAATCTTTGAAATAAATGAACTCCCTTTTAGTCAAAACTACAAAAATGAACAACAAGGCTTTCAATCAATAGATATAAATAACAATTTCTTATTACAATCTCTAAAAAAGATTATGCACTGCTGTAACGATAAAGAAACATTTAATATCGCTATGCAAGGTATCCTTTTTGAAGTTAAAGATAAAGAAATAAATATCGCAGCAACAGATTCTAAACGACTAGGCTATATACAAAAACAAACAGAATGCGATAAAGATTTTATAAGCATTATCCCTAAAAAAACATTACAAGAGATTCTAAAACTATTTTCAACAGATTGTGAGCTATACATTAAGCCAATACAAGATAGCAATAAAATAGAAACATTATGCTTTGTAAGTGAGAATATAGAATTTTATGCAAAGCTTATCAATGCAAACTTCCCAGATTTTAAAAGCATTATTGCAAATAAACCGCAACTACCAACATTAAAAATCAATAAAGAAAAGATTCTAAAAACTCTTAATCAAATGAATGCTATATGCCAAAGAGCCAAAGTTACATTTGAATCTAATAAAATCATTTTTGAAACTCTAGAGGGTATAAATGGTGCAAGCGCCTCAATTACAATCAATGATATAGAAAATCACAAAGCAGAGCCAATGACAATAGGACTTGTGAATAGACATTTATTAGAATGTATCAGTAATATTAAACAAGATGAGTTTGAAATCATTATTGATGATCCTTATAAACCAATCTTTGTAATAACAAAGGATTTTGAAGAAGTTATCATGCCACAAATCATATAA
- the dnaA gene encoding chromosomal replication initiator protein DnaA gives MDNTNLLQRLQHEIPENEYQQYISKISFDSMNSTPNHLIFIAPNIFIANWAKNKYTKLMLKILEVKTIDEIKIEFITKNQHNKTPTENNTTRKYITTNNQTFINKNSSFNSFIVGECNKFAFETAKEIAKNQGKWNPLLIYGNTGLGKTHLLYAICNAVYERTPNAKIVYITAESMFNEYRHRIQNNTMQHFRERFRSCDYLLIDDVQFLSNTDKFQEEFFNTFNVIVQEGGQIVMTSDKAPKLIDKLEKRLKSRFAGGMMTKIESPELDMKINIIKQKCALNNITLEPNIINFIATQLHDNIREIEGTIIDIYANMSIMNIPITLEIVKNILKDREIEEKATNFDDVVNLIAREYNIKPSEIKTKTRGKKIIARSRKIVAYIAREAINTTFPHIATELNLKDHSAVSKQIKSIKQEMEKDNALKIEVQNLLSKLKQNTQ, from the coding sequence ATGGATAACACAAACCTACTTCAAAGACTCCAACATGAAATACCAGAAAATGAATATCAACAATACATAAGTAAAATCTCTTTTGATTCTATGAACTCAACGCCAAATCATCTCATCTTTATAGCCCCAAATATATTCATAGCAAACTGGGCGAAGAATAAATACACAAAGCTTATGCTAAAGATTCTAGAAGTTAAGACAATCGATGAAATCAAAATAGAATTTATAACAAAAAATCAACACAATAAAACACCCACAGAAAATAATACAACTAGAAAATACATAACTACAAATAATCAAACTTTCATAAATAAAAATTCTTCATTTAATAGCTTTATAGTAGGCGAATGTAATAAATTTGCCTTTGAAACCGCAAAAGAAATAGCAAAAAATCAAGGTAAATGGAATCCACTCTTAATCTATGGCAACACAGGATTAGGAAAAACGCATTTATTATATGCTATCTGCAATGCTGTATATGAAAGAACACCAAACGCAAAAATTGTATATATAACCGCAGAAAGTATGTTTAATGAATACAGACATAGAATCCAAAACAACACAATGCAACATTTTAGAGAGAGATTTCGCTCATGTGATTATTTACTCATTGATGATGTGCAGTTTTTATCAAATACAGATAAATTCCAAGAAGAATTTTTCAATACCTTTAATGTCATAGTCCAAGAAGGCGGACAAATCGTAATGACAAGCGACAAAGCCCCAAAACTCATAGATAAACTTGAAAAAAGGCTAAAATCCCGCTTTGCAGGGGGTATGATGACAAAGATAGAATCTCCAGAGCTTGATATGAAAATAAATATTATTAAGCAAAAATGTGCGTTAAATAACATTACGCTTGAACCAAATATAATAAATTTTATCGCCACACAACTCCATGATAATATACGCGAAATAGAAGGAACAATCATTGATATATACGCCAATATGTCAATTATGAATATACCAATAACACTTGAAATAGTAAAAAATATACTAAAAGACAGAGAAATAGAGGAAAAAGCCACAAACTTTGATGATGTAGTCAATCTTATAGCAAGAGAATATAACATTAAACCAAGTGAAATAAAAACAAAAACAAGGGGTAAAAAAATCATAGCAAGATCAAGAAAAATAGTAGCCTATATCGCAAGAGAAGCAATCAATACGACTTTTCCCCATATTGCAACAGAGCTAAACCTAAAAGACCATAGTGCAGTAAGCAAACAAATAAAATCAATCAAACAAGAAATGGAAAAAGACAATGCACTAAAAATAGAAGTGCAAAATCTCTTATCAAAACTCAAACAAAATACACAATAA